Proteins encoded together in one bacterium window:
- a CDS encoding helix-turn-helix transcriptional regulator: MILDKKIIGKRVKKIRLEKGLTQAELAEMCNLSTSYISCIETGKKRPSLKSLEKLGKSLHVKVESFWVVNLKNAHRECESDLIQICRDFNSNQKQMLFEIALIIKKFS, encoded by the coding sequence ATGATTTTAGATAAGAAAATTATAGGAAAAAGAGTTAAAAAAATCAGACTTGAAAAGGGTTTAACACAAGCGGAATTAGCCGAAATGTGTAATTTGTCGACTTCATATATAAGCTGTATCGAAACCGGCAAAAAGAGACCCAGTTTAAAATCTTTAGAGAAATTAGGTAAGAGCCTGCATGTTAAAGTTGAATCATTTTGGGTTGTAAATCTAAAAAATGCCCACAGGGAATGCGAATCGGATTTGATACAAATATGTAGAGATTTTAACAGTAATCAAAAACAAATGTTATTTGAAATCGCCCTAATAATAAAAAAATTTAGTTAA
- a CDS encoding type II toxin-antitoxin system RelE/ParE family toxin: MPFELEFTEQADNDLNELESNKSLQKRLKAVRKALGNLELNPKHSILNTHKYYSLSGPNGEEIFESYAENKTPAAYRIFWYYGPGKQVITIIAITPHP, from the coding sequence ATGCCTTTCGAATTAGAATTTACAGAACAAGCGGATAATGATCTCAATGAGTTGGAGAGTAATAAAAGCTTACAAAAACGACTTAAAGCGGTTAGAAAAGCATTGGGAAATCTTGAATTAAATCCAAAACATTCAATCTTAAACACTCATAAATATTATTCTTTGAGCGGCCCAAATGGAGAAGAAATTTTTGAGTCTTATGCTGAGAATAAAACTCCTGCTGCGTATAGAATCTTTTGGTATTATGGACCTGGCAAACAGGTAATAACCATTATTGCTATAACTCCGCATCCGTAA
- a CDS encoding type II toxin-antitoxin system RelE/ParE family toxin: MDIIYTPAANQDLDDIESYIFKDNPTAAIDVILTILDKVETIIVNNPSIGRKGRILGTREFVVNDLPYIIPYRVKNGALEILRVIHTSRKFPIK, encoded by the coding sequence ATGGACATAATTTACACACCGGCAGCCAATCAAGATTTAGACGATATTGAATCATATATTTTTAAAGATAATCCCACAGCCGCAATAGATGTAATTTTAACTATATTAGATAAAGTTGAAACTATTATTGTAAATAATCCGAGTATAGGCAGAAAAGGAAGGATACTGGGAACAAGAGAGTTTGTAGTAAATGATTTGCCTTATATCATCCCATACAGAGTGAAGAATGGAGCTTTAGAAATCCTCAGAGTTATACATACTTCAAGAAAGTTCCCTATAAAATGA